From a region of the Pukyongiella litopenaei genome:
- a CDS encoding TetR/AcrR family transcriptional regulator: protein MSDSRDLLAELTQNRPMRRRGIERYHRILDVTEKLLSDSGDEDIGLAQIAEQAEISLASVYYFFPNRNAVYAALALRFNDEIYERSIRPLTDPEPQSWQELLDMKHKAAAEFQNSRPAALRLFLGAGVSAAVRSADFIGNARLARSRARMFEAYFDIQNMPDLPHWLEMSAAAMDGIWSLSYGYHGVITEEYRAEATACAVTYLRRFLPEYLTRIPVTQASLDRIRIELDMPSPTAGLGLRRPR, encoded by the coding sequence TTGAGTGACTCACGAGATCTACTGGCCGAACTGACGCAGAACCGGCCGATGCGCCGGCGCGGGATCGAACGCTATCATCGCATTCTCGATGTGACCGAAAAATTGCTGTCGGACAGTGGTGACGAGGATATCGGCCTCGCCCAGATAGCAGAACAGGCTGAGATCTCGCTGGCATCGGTCTACTACTTCTTCCCGAACAGAAACGCCGTTTATGCGGCATTGGCGCTTCGTTTCAACGATGAGATTTACGAGCGCTCGATCCGGCCGCTCACCGACCCGGAGCCGCAATCCTGGCAGGAGCTTCTCGATATGAAGCACAAGGCTGCGGCGGAGTTTCAGAACAGCCGACCGGCGGCCCTGCGCCTGTTTCTGGGGGCAGGGGTGTCAGCTGCTGTTCGAAGTGCCGATTTCATCGGAAACGCCCGGCTTGCCCGCAGCCGCGCCCGGATGTTCGAGGCGTATTTCGACATCCAGAACATGCCGGATCTGCCGCATTGGCTCGAGATGTCGGCTGCGGCAATGGACGGGATATGGTCGCTGTCCTACGGGTATCATGGTGTCATCACGGAGGAATACCGCGCGGAAGCGACAGCCTGCGCGGTTACTTACCTCCGGCGTTTTCTTCCAGAGTATTTGACGCGGATACCCGTTACACAGGCGTCACTCGATCGTATCCGGATAGAGCTGGACATGCCGTCGCCTACCGCCGGGCTTGGTCTGCGACGACCAAGATGA
- a CDS encoding SDR family NAD(P)-dependent oxidoreductase has protein sequence MIIVTGGTHGIGRAAAEILAIEGRAVLIAGRDAEAGAALAAAHERIQFHKTDVSVEESCSTLVDRALELGDGKIAGLVNNAGLGRRHVFAETSLADWDEVMNVNARSVYLMTRLALGGLIAGRGAVVNVSSIAGKAGEEELAIYTASKAAVIGLTQALALELGHLVRFNAVCPGQIGTRMMSHVLSDNRRRQELELRIPAGRIARPEEVGEVIAWLVSEKSSYVNGAVLPVDGGETAGLRTPRHPE, from the coding sequence ATGATCATTGTGACGGGCGGAACTCATGGCATCGGACGGGCGGCGGCGGAAATCCTGGCCATCGAGGGTCGCGCGGTTCTGATTGCCGGTCGCGATGCAGAGGCCGGGGCGGCGCTGGCGGCGGCGCATGAGCGCATCCAGTTTCATAAGACAGACGTCTCGGTCGAAGAGAGCTGCAGCACGCTGGTCGATCGCGCGCTGGAACTCGGCGATGGAAAAATCGCGGGTCTTGTGAACAATGCGGGGCTGGGTCGGCGTCACGTTTTTGCCGAGACGAGCCTTGCCGACTGGGATGAGGTGATGAACGTGAATGCCCGCAGCGTCTACCTGATGACGCGGCTTGCTCTGGGTGGGCTGATCGCGGGGCGGGGGGCCGTGGTCAATGTCTCGTCCATCGCCGGCAAAGCCGGGGAGGAAGAGCTGGCGATCTATACTGCCTCCAAAGCCGCGGTGATCGGGTTGACCCAGGCACTGGCGTTGGAGCTGGGGCATCTCGTCCGGTTCAACGCGGTCTGCCCGGGGCAGATCGGGACGCGGATGATGAGTCATGTGCTTTCCGATAACCGTCGGCGGCAGGAACTGGAGCTGCGCATCCCGGCGGGCCGGATTGCCCGGCCGGAGGAGGTGGGCGAGGTGATCGCCTGGCTGGTGTCGGAAAAGTCCTCGTATGTAAATGGTGCTGTCCTGCCGGTCGATGGTGGTGAGACGGCGGGGTTGAGAACACCTCGCCACCCGGAGTGA
- a CDS encoding penicillin acylase family protein, with product MDALANDIAAIEAERVFLSDLASGAEVIRDQWGIPHARALNTSDLFILNGYIHAQDRMWQMEAALRRGIGRLAEWTGPSALPADRLARQLGAEAAARRDFAALNPETRAMLESYARGVNAWIDAGGTAAEYKLMGERPIRWEPWFSVAVMRQRGILMGSVWFKLWRAAALGTVGAAAVPLLRYDDNGPERYIVPQGPEGRRLTATLEELAPAIEALSGFGPEDGTVGGSNNWAIAGARTATGMPLVAGDPHRQYEIPGMYTQLHLTGPEFDAIGLTVPGVPAFPHFCHTENVAWCVTHTFADLHDLYVEEFSDGGATFRTENGPGETVTRQETISVRGAASETITVHETRHGPVIAGDPATGKALALKSAQLYDTDLSLNCLLPMMTARSLDEFYDHCKGWGVIDHNVVGADRDGHIGVLVRATVPERDRINGWLPVPGWTGEHEWRGYIPFERMPRELDPAAGYVVTANNRPVPEDHPDYIATDCHPSTRASRLAARIERLPGLTAGDMQDFLRDTDSEPAREIAARIVGAGDGPLVEMLETWDGRMDPGLTAPTIYYTIRQEMTRILVRRSGLDKASTHVAASPAPGIPALNQLWWILPNLLRENDTSLLNGVNWDDVIREAIATVSAREQPQPWGVAHRPVFIHPLSHIFPEDPGVAPPSSDPTGGDGDCVLATGGFPDYGTRSVYGPVARYIFDLADWDNSRWIVLHGTSGHAGSSHYSDQNPLWARGEMVPMAYSPAAVAAHATARTRFEPA from the coding sequence ATGGACGCGCTGGCCAACGATATTGCGGCAATCGAAGCAGAGCGCGTCTTCCTGTCGGACCTCGCCTCGGGCGCCGAAGTGATCCGGGATCAGTGGGGTATCCCACATGCCAGAGCCCTGAACACTTCCGATCTCTTCATACTGAACGGATATATCCACGCTCAGGACCGGATGTGGCAGATGGAGGCCGCCCTGCGCCGAGGTATCGGCCGCCTTGCCGAATGGACCGGTCCCTCCGCATTGCCGGCTGACAGACTGGCACGCCAGCTGGGTGCCGAGGCTGCAGCAAGGCGGGACTTCGCGGCACTCAACCCCGAAACCAGGGCGATGCTGGAAAGCTATGCGCGCGGCGTGAATGCCTGGATCGACGCTGGCGGCACGGCGGCAGAGTACAAATTGATGGGCGAAAGGCCGATCCGCTGGGAACCCTGGTTCTCGGTCGCCGTCATGCGTCAGCGCGGGATCCTGATGGGGTCGGTCTGGTTCAAACTGTGGCGCGCCGCGGCGCTCGGCACAGTGGGCGCCGCAGCCGTGCCACTGCTGCGCTATGATGACAACGGCCCGGAGCGGTACATCGTGCCGCAGGGCCCGGAGGGTCGCCGCCTGACCGCGACACTGGAAGAACTCGCACCCGCAATCGAAGCTCTTTCGGGCTTCGGGCCAGAGGACGGCACCGTCGGCGGCTCGAACAACTGGGCGATCGCCGGAGCGCGGACGGCCACGGGCATGCCTTTGGTCGCGGGCGATCCGCACCGGCAGTACGAGATTCCGGGCATGTATACCCAGCTGCATCTGACCGGCCCCGAATTCGATGCTATCGGCCTCACGGTTCCCGGGGTCCCCGCCTTTCCCCATTTCTGCCATACCGAAAATGTCGCCTGGTGCGTGACCCACACCTTTGCGGATCTTCACGACCTCTATGTCGAGGAATTCTCGGACGGCGGTGCGACCTTTCGCACCGAGAATGGCCCCGGGGAAACAGTCACGAGGCAAGAGACCATCTCGGTCCGCGGCGCGGCCAGTGAAACCATCACCGTCCATGAAACCCGCCACGGCCCGGTGATCGCCGGAGACCCGGCCACCGGCAAGGCCTTGGCGCTCAAGTCGGCGCAGCTCTATGACACCGATCTTTCGCTCAACTGCCTCTTGCCGATGATGACAGCCCGCTCGCTCGACGAATTCTATGACCATTGCAAGGGATGGGGCGTGATCGACCACAATGTGGTCGGCGCTGACAGGGACGGCCATATCGGTGTGCTGGTCCGCGCAACTGTGCCCGAACGCGACCGGATCAACGGCTGGTTGCCGGTTCCCGGCTGGACCGGGGAACATGAATGGCGTGGCTATATACCGTTCGAACGGATGCCGCGCGAGCTGGACCCCGCAGCGGGCTACGTCGTCACGGCAAACAACCGGCCTGTTCCCGAGGATCACCCCGACTACATTGCGACCGACTGCCACCCGAGCACCCGCGCGAGCCGCCTCGCCGCCCGAATCGAGCGGCTCCCGGGGCTCACTGCCGGGGACATGCAGGACTTCCTGCGCGACACCGACAGCGAACCGGCGCGCGAGATCGCCGCGAGAATCGTCGGCGCGGGGGATGGGCCGCTGGTTGAGATGCTGGAAACCTGGGATGGGCGGATGGATCCGGGTCTTACCGCGCCGACGATCTATTATACGATCCGGCAAGAGATGACCCGCATCCTCGTCCGCCGCTCTGGGCTCGACAAGGCATCAACCCATGTCGCCGCCTCGCCCGCGCCAGGCATACCCGCGCTGAACCAGCTTTGGTGGATCCTGCCAAACCTGCTGCGGGAAAACGACACGTCCCTTCTCAATGGCGTAAATTGGGACGATGTAATCCGCGAGGCCATCGCCACTGTCTCGGCCAGGGAGCAGCCCCAGCCTTGGGGCGTTGCGCACCGGCCGGTTTTCATCCACCCGCTTTCGCATATTTTCCCCGAAGATCCGGGCGTTGCCCCGCCCAGCTCGGATCCGACCGGCGGCGATGGTGACTGTGTGCTTGCGACCGGTGGCTTCCCCGACTACGGCACACGATCCGTCTATGGTCCCGTCGCCCGCTACATCTTCGATCTCGCCGACTGGGACAACAGCCGCTGGATCGTCTTGCACGGCACGTCCGGCCACGCGGGCAGTTCGCATTACTCTGACCAGAACCCGCTCTGGGCGCGGGGCGAAATGGTGCCGATGGCCTATTCCCCCGCCGCAGTTGCAGCCCATGCCACCGCTCGCACGAGGTTCGAACCTGCCTGA
- a CDS encoding ABC transporter substrate-binding protein has protein sequence MKHFTSRKALGALLSATILTSAPLGTALAQEPKEGGTIIYANNSGPGQLDPQMAASLVELEVLAHVMEGLVSMDENYSAKPMLAESYEISDDGKTFTFKLRQGVKFHNGQEMTSEDVKATYERYAEVSPGKGTLADVKEYRTPDPYTFVIELNNLNAVFIDQLKTPVYPLYIMPASQRNAPPREIEVIGTGPFKPGEWVKDSHLIIEKNADYQAREDSDGPSGYVGKKTVYVDAVRYNFLPEANARVAAMQTGEADITTSLPLDLAKRLEGAEGVEPVTVFPYCQQYLIVHSGQAPTDNRLIRQAIRTAADVDDLILASGEAANKNFSMVYPGGDYFIGEENAGWYDAGDPEAAKTLLEEAGYKGEQILLQTNTNYDYMRDSIIVLGEQLKAAGMNVKLDVTDWTTNASNLQSGNGGWNVSTTSFCSNPILGPQQWETMIYNFPHIENNEKLDTAYAKFYSSLALPDRVAAWKDIEAEVLEGAYMIKVSDRGSNRALATDLKGFRPYNINTFWDMWLDR, from the coding sequence ATGAAACACTTCACCAGCAGAAAAGCCCTCGGCGCGCTGCTCTCCGCCACGATTCTGACCTCAGCACCACTCGGAACTGCTCTCGCACAGGAGCCGAAAGAGGGAGGGACCATCATCTACGCCAACAACTCCGGTCCCGGTCAACTCGATCCGCAGATGGCAGCGAGCCTCGTGGAACTGGAAGTGCTCGCCCACGTCATGGAAGGTCTCGTCTCGATGGACGAGAACTATTCGGCCAAGCCGATGCTGGCCGAGAGCTATGAAATCTCGGACGATGGCAAGACTTTCACCTTCAAGCTCCGCCAGGGCGTGAAGTTCCACAACGGGCAGGAGATGACCTCGGAAGATGTGAAAGCGACCTATGAGCGCTATGCCGAGGTCAGCCCCGGCAAGGGTACGCTGGCCGACGTGAAAGAATACCGAACGCCCGACCCCTACACTTTTGTCATTGAACTCAACAACCTGAACGCGGTCTTTATCGACCAGCTCAAGACCCCGGTCTATCCGCTCTACATCATGCCCGCCTCGCAGCGGAACGCGCCTCCGCGCGAGATCGAGGTGATCGGCACTGGACCGTTCAAGCCGGGCGAATGGGTGAAGGACAGTCACCTCATCATCGAGAAGAACGCCGATTATCAAGCGCGCGAGGACAGCGACGGGCCGAGCGGTTACGTCGGCAAGAAGACGGTCTATGTCGATGCCGTGCGTTACAACTTCCTGCCCGAGGCCAATGCCCGCGTCGCGGCGATGCAGACCGGCGAGGCGGATATCACAACGTCGTTGCCACTCGACCTGGCCAAACGCCTGGAGGGAGCCGAGGGCGTCGAACCGGTCACCGTCTTCCCGTATTGTCAGCAGTATCTGATCGTGCATTCCGGCCAGGCACCAACCGACAACCGGTTGATCCGCCAGGCGATCCGCACCGCAGCCGACGTCGATGACCTGATCCTCGCCAGCGGCGAGGCGGCCAACAAGAATTTTTCGATGGTCTACCCCGGTGGCGACTACTTCATCGGTGAGGAAAACGCCGGCTGGTATGATGCGGGCGATCCGGAGGCAGCCAAGACACTTCTGGAAGAAGCCGGCTACAAGGGTGAGCAGATCCTGCTCCAGACCAACACCAACTACGACTACATGCGGGATTCGATCATCGTTCTTGGCGAACAGCTCAAGGCGGCGGGGATGAACGTGAAACTCGATGTGACCGACTGGACCACCAATGCATCGAATCTGCAGTCCGGGAACGGCGGATGGAACGTCTCGACCACGTCGTTCTGTTCCAACCCGATCCTGGGGCCGCAGCAGTGGGAGACGATGATCTACAACTTCCCGCATATCGAGAACAACGAAAAGCTCGATACCGCCTATGCCAAGTTCTACAGTTCACTGGCACTGCCGGACCGCGTGGCGGCCTGGAAGGACATCGAGGCCGAGGTGCTGGAAGGTGCCTACATGATCAAGGTCTCTGATCGCGGCTCCAATCGGGCGCTCGCAACCGACCTGAAGGGTTTCCGCCCCTACAACATCAACACCTTCTGGGACATGTGGCTCGACCGCTAA
- a CDS encoding D-arabinono-1,4-lactone oxidase produces the protein MDITRRKALVAAVAAGAAVPSVRYAGWASRDRMRDDFGAAPAISDGDERWSNWSGLQQATPRQIAVPQDEDELVDLVANSSGRLRPVGSGHSFTGLVPTDDTIVDLGRLAGLVETDRNSRRAWIRAGTRLRHGARLLADEGLGLTNLPDIDVQTFAGSFATATHGTGARLTAIHDHVVSMRMVTPDGSLREISRDSDADLFAAAKVSLGALGIVSSYELQLVETYNLSQRTVVQKTEDLLADAERKFETHRNYEFFLLPNVPLGAEVIHDLYEGEVDTDRQELDANGFLDSLRALRDHAGWAPWLRRQAFLRLAPRGVVEQENGAYWRLLTSSRQIKFNEMEYHIPLENGMKAVREVAALLNGDPDQYFPMEVRRVAQDDAWLSPFNDGPRMSVAVHAAHDEKIGHFFSELEPIFRKHGGRPHWGKLHSLGRDDLAALYPRFDDFNAIRRELDPEGRMLNAHLDHLFTGA, from the coding sequence ATGGACATCACCCGCAGAAAGGCGCTTGTCGCGGCCGTTGCCGCCGGGGCGGCGGTTCCCAGTGTCCGCTATGCGGGCTGGGCGAGCCGGGACAGGATGCGTGACGATTTCGGCGCGGCACCCGCGATTTCGGACGGGGATGAACGCTGGTCGAACTGGTCCGGGCTTCAGCAGGCGACACCCCGGCAGATCGCCGTGCCGCAGGACGAGGACGAGCTGGTCGACCTGGTCGCTAACAGCAGCGGACGGCTGCGCCCCGTCGGCAGCGGCCATTCGTTCACGGGGCTGGTGCCGACGGACGATACCATCGTCGATCTTGGCCGATTGGCGGGGCTGGTCGAGACCGACCGGAACAGCCGGCGCGCCTGGATCCGGGCGGGCACAAGGCTGCGTCATGGCGCGCGTCTGCTGGCCGACGAGGGGCTCGGCCTGACCAACCTGCCGGATATCGACGTGCAGACATTTGCCGGCTCCTTTGCGACGGCGACACATGGCACCGGGGCCAGGCTGACGGCAATTCACGACCATGTCGTCTCGATGCGGATGGTGACGCCGGATGGTTCGCTGCGCGAGATCAGCCGCGACAGCGATGCAGATCTGTTTGCCGCGGCGAAAGTGTCTCTTGGCGCGTTGGGGATCGTCTCGAGCTATGAATTGCAGCTCGTCGAGACCTACAACCTCAGCCAGCGGACGGTGGTGCAGAAGACCGAAGACCTGCTCGCGGATGCGGAACGGAAATTCGAAACGCACCGGAACTACGAATTCTTCCTCCTGCCGAACGTGCCGCTGGGGGCAGAGGTCATCCACGACCTTTACGAGGGCGAGGTGGATACGGACCGGCAGGAACTGGATGCCAACGGGTTTCTGGACTCGCTGCGCGCCCTGCGCGACCACGCCGGATGGGCGCCGTGGCTGCGCCGGCAGGCCTTTCTTCGTCTCGCCCCGCGTGGCGTGGTCGAACAGGAAAACGGCGCATACTGGAGGTTGCTGACCTCGTCCCGCCAGATCAAGTTCAACGAGATGGAATACCACATCCCGCTGGAGAACGGCATGAAGGCCGTCCGCGAGGTGGCCGCCCTGCTGAACGGTGATCCCGATCAGTATTTCCCGATGGAAGTGCGCCGCGTTGCCCAGGATGATGCCTGGCTGAGCCCGTTCAATGACGGCCCGCGCATGTCAGTTGCGGTCCACGCCGCCCATGACGAGAAGATCGGCCATTTCTTTTCGGAACTCGAGCCGATTTTTCGAAAACATGGCGGGCGGCCGCATTGGGGAAAACTGCATTCGCTGGGCCGCGACGACCTGGCGGCGCTCTATCCCCGCTTTGACGATTTCAACGCGATCCGCCGCGAGCTCGATCCCGAAGGGCGCATGCTCAATGCGCATCTCGACCACCTTTTCACCGGGGCCTGA
- a CDS encoding c-type cytochrome — MKTNRKWLAAIVLAVAGVAAYSAVGLFGGAGAVAPPTSVQIAFADDASPADAALAEIYDRACRACHSVDGSGAPLTGHMADWQARETLRGGMQALLRSTRQGYRDMPAMGLCNDCSDDEFLGLIAFMKTGGA, encoded by the coding sequence ATGAAGACGAACCGAAAATGGCTGGCCGCTATTGTTCTGGCTGTTGCGGGTGTCGCTGCATATTCGGCCGTTGGTCTGTTTGGGGGCGCTGGTGCGGTTGCGCCTCCGACATCGGTGCAGATCGCGTTTGCTGACGACGCGTCGCCTGCTGACGCGGCACTGGCGGAAATCTACGACCGGGCCTGCCGGGCCTGCCATTCCGTTGATGGAAGCGGTGCGCCACTGACCGGTCACATGGCCGATTGGCAGGCGCGGGAAACCCTGCGCGGCGGCATGCAGGCGCTGCTCAGATCAACCCGGCAGGGGTATCGGGACATGCCCGCGATGGGTCTATGCAACGATTGTTCCGATGACGAGTTCCTGGGACTGATCGCGTTCATGAAGACCGGAGGCGCATGA
- a CDS encoding ABC transporter permease, producing MTDAATSSPLVADDISPGAARRRILLRRLWRHRSFRIGAGIVLVIVILAAAAPLVTNGDPTAMSLRERFSPPSATHLFGTDNFGRDIFTRVLYGARISLWIGFASALLAAAGGAMVGMASAWFRTADGVIMRIMDALLAFPAILLAIGINAALGPQVSSVIIALAAAYVPRMARIVRASALVIRELDYVDAARVSGAGSGRIIFRHILPNCLAPLLVSFTFVFAYAILAEAALSFLGIGPPPPQPSWGNIIAEGRDYSVEAWWIMLFPGLAISLSALGINLLGDGLRDVLDPRLKIEA from the coding sequence ATGACTGACGCCGCGACGTCCTCGCCCCTCGTCGCAGATGACATCTCGCCGGGAGCCGCGCGCCGCCGCATCCTGTTGCGGCGCCTCTGGCGGCACCGGTCGTTTCGCATCGGCGCCGGGATCGTGCTGGTGATCGTGATACTGGCCGCTGCCGCACCGCTGGTAACGAACGGAGACCCGACCGCCATGTCGCTCCGGGAACGCTTCTCGCCTCCCTCGGCCACGCATCTTTTTGGCACCGACAATTTCGGGCGCGACATCTTTACCCGTGTTCTCTACGGCGCCCGGATATCGCTCTGGATAGGCTTCGCCTCGGCACTTCTGGCTGCGGCCGGCGGGGCGATGGTCGGCATGGCTTCGGCGTGGTTCCGCACGGCTGACGGCGTGATCATGCGAATTATGGATGCGCTTCTCGCGTTCCCCGCGATCCTGCTCGCCATCGGCATTAACGCAGCCCTTGGCCCACAGGTCTCGAGCGTCATCATCGCGCTGGCAGCCGCCTACGTCCCGCGAATGGCCCGAATCGTCCGCGCCTCGGCCCTGGTCATCCGCGAACTCGATTACGTCGATGCGGCGCGTGTCAGTGGTGCGGGCAGCGGACGGATCATTTTCAGGCATATTCTGCCGAACTGTCTCGCACCGCTGCTTGTCTCGTTCACCTTCGTGTTCGCCTACGCGATTCTCGCCGAAGCCGCGCTCTCTTTCCTCGGGATCGGCCCGCCACCACCGCAACCTTCCTGGGGCAACATCATCGCCGAAGGCCGCGACTACTCCGTCGAGGCCTGGTGGATCATGCTCTTCCCCGGCCTTGCAATCAGCCTCTCCGCTCTCGGCATCAACCTGCTCGGAGACGGTCTGCGCGACGTGCTCGACCCCCGGCTCAAGATCGAGGCATGA
- a CDS encoding ABC transporter permease, translating to MSRLIVFRIAQAIPVMLVVAVLTFLLMHMLPGDPATIIAGDMADKDAIAQVRRDLGLDQPVAVQLWLWVTNLLQGDFGRSLMLNQPVIEAFFERLPVTLSLALVAFIITIPVGIVLGVVAAVWRDTWVDSAVMVLALVGVSVPNFWIAILSVILFSVTLGWLPSAGYVPLHEDFSRWLASLIQPAVVLALFQIGYLARMTRSAMLEVLDQDYIRTARAKGVSVRVTIMKHAFRNTLMQVVTVSGYILSLLIGGSVVIEQIFALPGIGRLLVQAIMARDYPVVQGTMLLLGFAFVLINIVIDLIYAYVDPRVRYD from the coding sequence ATGTCACGACTCATCGTGTTCCGTATCGCGCAGGCGATCCCGGTGATGCTGGTGGTGGCGGTCCTAACCTTCCTGCTGATGCATATGCTGCCGGGCGACCCGGCAACGATCATCGCGGGCGACATGGCAGACAAAGATGCCATCGCGCAGGTCCGCCGCGACCTCGGGCTCGACCAGCCGGTTGCCGTGCAACTCTGGCTCTGGGTCACCAACCTGCTGCAGGGCGATTTCGGCAGATCACTGATGCTGAACCAGCCGGTGATCGAGGCCTTCTTCGAACGCCTGCCGGTCACACTTTCGCTCGCCCTCGTGGCCTTCATCATCACCATCCCCGTCGGCATCGTTCTGGGCGTCGTGGCAGCCGTATGGCGAGACACATGGGTCGACAGCGCGGTGATGGTGCTGGCTCTCGTCGGCGTGTCAGTTCCCAATTTCTGGATCGCGATCCTCTCGGTCATTCTCTTCTCGGTCACTCTGGGTTGGCTCCCCTCCGCCGGGTATGTGCCGTTGCACGAGGATTTCAGCCGCTGGCTCGCCTCTCTGATCCAGCCGGCCGTGGTGCTGGCACTGTTCCAGATCGGCTACCTTGCCCGGATGACCCGCTCGGCCATGCTGGAGGTGCTCGATCAGGATTACATCCGCACCGCCCGCGCCAAGGGGGTCTCGGTCCGCGTCACGATCATGAAGCACGCCTTCCGCAACACGCTGATGCAAGTGGTCACGGTCTCGGGCTACATCCTTTCGCTTCTGATCGGTGGTTCGGTGGTGATCGAGCAGATCTTTGCATTGCCGGGCATCGGACGGCTTCTAGTACAGGCGATCATGGCCCGGGACTATCCGGTGGTACAGGGAACCATGCTGCTGCTCGGCTTCGCCTTCGTCCTTATCAACATCGTGATCGACCTGATCTATGCCTATGTCGATCCTCGGGTCCGCTATGACTGA
- a CDS encoding DUF819 family protein: protein MLFAVLMFVLPAILIGLCQRIDVLDRIGVVILTFALGMFIAALFSGTALFQNDAFRSLQTTVSEVSVALALPLIIFSTSLRTALRDSGGALKAMGLALVSVCLASFAAAFFFAGSVDLVWQVAGMATGAYTGSGVNLAAVKTAIGADQDTFLTMVTYDIVYSAFFMLVVMVFGQRLAGLVLRPYVFSGASDVASASGIEHIASESASGYLCLIQRRYMAGSLVVLAASAIVVVISLVISGLFPAGWSSTATILSITTLGMIGSLLPALHRRRTGFHLGMYLILVFCLTSGTMLDTAVLTDMNWALGGYFASILIGTMVVLLLLCRLADIDRDTYLVAACASIMSVPFIPVIAGALKNRELLIPGIAIAVIGYAVGNYLGVLVATLVRTATGT, encoded by the coding sequence ATGCTCTTTGCCGTGCTGATGTTCGTTCTTCCCGCCATCCTGATCGGCCTCTGCCAGCGGATTGATGTCCTCGACCGGATCGGGGTGGTCATCCTGACCTTTGCCCTGGGCATGTTCATCGCCGCCCTGTTCAGCGGGACGGCGCTGTTCCAGAACGACGCCTTCAGGTCGCTCCAGACCACGGTCTCCGAGGTGAGCGTGGCCCTGGCATTGCCGCTGATCATCTTTTCGACCAGCCTGAGGACCGCGCTGCGGGACTCGGGGGGCGCGCTGAAGGCAATGGGGCTGGCATTGGTCTCGGTGTGTCTGGCCAGCTTTGCCGCCGCGTTTTTCTTTGCGGGGTCGGTCGATCTTGTGTGGCAGGTTGCCGGCATGGCGACCGGGGCCTATACCGGCAGCGGCGTCAACCTGGCGGCGGTCAAGACGGCTATCGGCGCGGACCAGGACACGTTTCTGACGATGGTGACCTACGACATCGTCTATTCGGCGTTTTTCATGCTGGTGGTGATGGTGTTTGGCCAGCGTCTGGCCGGGCTGGTGCTGCGCCCCTATGTCTTCTCCGGCGCCTCCGATGTCGCGTCGGCCAGCGGGATCGAGCATATCGCCAGCGAAAGCGCCTCCGGCTACCTGTGCCTGATCCAGCGCCGCTACATGGCGGGCTCGCTCGTGGTGCTTGCCGCATCGGCCATCGTCGTTGTGATTTCGCTGGTCATCTCGGGCCTGTTTCCGGCCGGCTGGTCCTCGACGGCGACGATCCTGTCGATCACCACGCTTGGCATGATCGGATCCCTGTTGCCGGCGCTGCATCGCAGGCGCACGGGCTTTCACCTCGGCATGTATCTCATACTGGTCTTCTGCCTCACCTCGGGCACCATGCTGGACACGGCGGTCCTGACCGATATGAACTGGGCGCTGGGCGGTTACTTCGCATCGATCCTGATTGGCACGATGGTCGTGCTGCTGCTCTTGTGCCGGTTGGCGGATATCGACCGGGACACCTATCTTGTCGCGGCCTGCGCGTCGATCATGTCGGTGCCGTTCATTCCGGTCATTGCCGGCGCGCTGAAGAACCGCGAGCTGCTGATCCCCGGCATTGCGATTGCCGTCATCGGCTATGCGGTCGGGAACTATCTGGGCGTGCTGGTTGCAACCTTGGTGCGAACCGCAACCGGCACCTGA